A stretch of Vigna angularis cultivar LongXiaoDou No.4 chromosome 4, ASM1680809v1, whole genome shotgun sequence DNA encodes these proteins:
- the LOC108331077 gene encoding probable E3 ubiquitin-protein ligase RHY1A isoform X2 has protein sequence MAGMLPGVECARRRRFHSCLDSNSTSLASHVSTRRSSFGLYASNFSLSTSQQRGMLYHTHPDEDMAGAAREARQRLDDKFRAQRMSDNKRQKSTTCVEGGRTSITELHTEVYGSKKSGARKFSWSRWSWKASEQEDCAVCLESFRVGETLIHLPCAHKFHDRCLKPWLENNSHCPCCRTTILSLSL, from the exons ATGGCTGGAATGCTTCCAGGAGTTGAATGTGCACGAAGAAGAAGATTCCATAGTTGCTTGGATTCAAACTCAACTTCTTTAGCTTCACATGTATCCACAAGGCGctcttcttttggtttgtatGCAAGTAACTTTTCCTTGTCCACTTCACAG CAAAGAGGCATGTTATACCATACACACCCAGATGAGGATATGGCAGGAGCTGCCAGAGAAGCCAGACAGAGATTGGATGACAAGTTCAGAGCACAAAGGATGTCAGATAACAAAAG GCAAAAGAGTACAACATGTGTGGAGGGTGGAAGAACAAGCATAACAGAGTTGCACACAGAGGTATATGGGTCAAAGAAAAGTGGTGCAAGGAAATTCAGTTGGAGTAGATGGAGCTGGAAGGCCTCTGAACAAGAGGACTGTGCAGTGTGCTTGGAATCATTTAGGGTCGGAGAGACACTGATCCATCTTCCTTGTGCACATAAGTTCCATGACAGATGCTTGAAACCATGGTTGGAAAATAATTCTCATTGTCCATGTTGCAGAACAACCATTCTTTCCCTCTCTCTTTAA
- the LOC108331077 gene encoding probable E3 ubiquitin-protein ligase RHY1A isoform X1, which yields MAGMLPGVECARRRRFHSCLDSNSTSLASHVSTRRSSFGLYASNFSLSTSQVCQRGMLYHTHPDEDMAGAAREARQRLDDKFRAQRMSDNKRQKSTTCVEGGRTSITELHTEVYGSKKSGARKFSWSRWSWKASEQEDCAVCLESFRVGETLIHLPCAHKFHDRCLKPWLENNSHCPCCRTTILSLSL from the exons ATGGCTGGAATGCTTCCAGGAGTTGAATGTGCACGAAGAAGAAGATTCCATAGTTGCTTGGATTCAAACTCAACTTCTTTAGCTTCACATGTATCCACAAGGCGctcttcttttggtttgtatGCAAGTAACTTTTCCTTGTCCACTTCACAGGTGTGT CAAAGAGGCATGTTATACCATACACACCCAGATGAGGATATGGCAGGAGCTGCCAGAGAAGCCAGACAGAGATTGGATGACAAGTTCAGAGCACAAAGGATGTCAGATAACAAAAG GCAAAAGAGTACAACATGTGTGGAGGGTGGAAGAACAAGCATAACAGAGTTGCACACAGAGGTATATGGGTCAAAGAAAAGTGGTGCAAGGAAATTCAGTTGGAGTAGATGGAGCTGGAAGGCCTCTGAACAAGAGGACTGTGCAGTGTGCTTGGAATCATTTAGGGTCGGAGAGACACTGATCCATCTTCCTTGTGCACATAAGTTCCATGACAGATGCTTGAAACCATGGTTGGAAAATAATTCTCATTGTCCATGTTGCAGAACAACCATTCTTTCCCTCTCTCTTTAA
- the LOC108331048 gene encoding uncharacterized protein LOC108331048: MKNSCSSYEKMGYSNAPRAYYSTLHDSITSLCKTILPLGLKKKCLVSAEHTLWKLQSDNLKWQQDSLHQILNLMALHKDDILSEDEVSAFRAHLLDTLLASPPPEQDHASIIKDKLMFLQELLHAKCISEGEYQSSRRPLLVRLAVQGGEIEGREVISAGLTDTRENPEEEWSDIDLKDDQCLMNKDNSNSKKTSKQPRKQVMKGATSVLSFGSPFKPGKNSMEKSIFNSPTLHMHSTQSKVSSPSIFTQSELRHPKENKPFGDGSEKMKRKPFRALFHRDKNKKEGHGGGDHHGLEAEKSAKNQWGFDGLRKGKKSDTDDDTVPLSLNERSDSEAYFYQHFSRAHDEVSLMNKLQPDQSPSVFSVDDKVLEDYVKKELSRMPTEMRSANTNLNFSPRFDQQSEEEVKKQLKNSVVEMENRHNNAEVKHENSMGWTTFEDEENLHPNLFVHHGKSLQSLSNNPFLLHG, encoded by the exons ATGAAAAATTCTTGTTCTTCGTATGAAAAAATGGGGTACTCAAATGCACCCAGGGCGTACTACTCCACTCTGCACGATTCAATCACCTCTCTATGCAAGACCATTCTTCCGTTGGGCCTCAAGAAAAAGTGTTTGGTTTCCGCAGAGCACACACTGTGGAAACTTCAATCCGACAACCTCAAATGGCAGCAAGACTCTCTCCATCAGATTCTCAACTTGATGGCTCTACACAAAGATGACATCCTCTCTGAAGATGAGGTTTCGGCTTTCAGGGCCCATTTGCTTGATACCCTTCTTGCTTCTCCCCCTCCAGAACAGGATCATGCCTCCATCATCAAAGACAAGCTTATGTTCTTACAG GAACTTCTTCATGCCAAATGCATTTCTGAAGGAGAGTATCAATCTTCAAGGAGGCCTTTGCTTGTGAGATTGGCAGTTCAAGGAGGTGAGATCGAAGGCAGGGAAGTGATCAGTGCAGGGCTGACAGACACCAGAGAAAATCCTGAGGAAGAATGGTCAGATATTGACTTGAAGGATGATCAGTGCTTGATGAAcaaagataattcaaattcCAAGAAGACATCAAAGCAGCCAAGGAAGCAGGTTATGAAAGGAGCAACCTCGGTTTTAAGCTTTGGATCTCCTTTCAAACCTGGGAAAAACTCGATGGAGAAGAGCATATTCAATTCACCTACTTTGCACATGCACTCAACGCAATCAAAAGTCTCTTCTCCCTCTATCTTTACCCAAAGTGAATTGAGGCATCCTAAGGAAAACAAACCCTTCGGGGATGGAtcagagaagatgaagaggaagcCATTTAGAGCTCTATTTCATAgggataaaaataagaaagaggGGCATGGTGGTGGAGATCATCATGGTCTTGAGGCAGAGAAATCAGCAAAAAACCAATGGGGGTTTGATGGGTTGAGGAAAGGCAAGAAAAGTGACACAGATGATGACACAGTTCCTTTGTCTCTAAATGAGAGGTCTGATAGTGAGGCCTACTTCTATCAGCATTTTTCAAGAGCACACGATGAGGTGTCTCTGATGAACAAGTTGCAGCCTGATCAATCACCATCTGTTTTTTCCGTGGATGACAAG GTTTTGGAGGACTATGTAAAGAAGGAGCTGTCAAGAATGCCTACAGAAATGAGGAGCGCAAACACAAATCTCAACTTCTC ACCAAGATTTGACCAGCAGAGTGAAGAAGAGGTGAAGAAACAATTGAAAAACAGTGTTGTTGAAATGGAAAACAGGCACAATAATGCAGAAGTGAAACATGAAAACTCGATGGGATGGACAACATTTGAAGACGAGGAAAATCTTCACCCTAACCTTTTTGTTCACCATGGTAAATCATTGCAAAGCCTTAGCAACAATCCATTTCTTCTTCATGGTTAG